Part of the Pelmatolapia mariae isolate MD_Pm_ZW linkage group LG3_W, Pm_UMD_F_2, whole genome shotgun sequence genome is shown below.
AGTTGCTTCATTTTCAGCTTGCTTTCTCTGCTTTGGTTTTAGATTGACCAGATCCTGATCCATCAGAAAGTCGAAGGTGAGGCGTGCGTCTTGTACAACAAAGAATATTTAGTCCTTCAGCAGCTCATAAGCAGCTGTGTGTGAGGTTTAAAGCCTCTCAAGATGAAAACGAATGGAAGAAAAATGATATCTGCCCTTGAAATTCCTTACTTATCTTTACTTCATTGTTCACCGTTTTCCCTTCTCTTCTCCCAACCACGCCCAGCATTCATCGGTTTTGAGAAAAACAGACagtatgaaataaaaaacagtcTGGGTCAAAAGATCTACGAGACCAAGGAGGAGAGTGACTGCTGTGAAAGGAACTGTGTTGGCTCTCTGCGCAGCTTTGACATGAAAATAAAGGACAACATGGACAGGGATGTCATCCGTCTCATCAGGCCTTTGCgctgctcctcctgctgctgtccCTGCTACCTGCAAGAGGTCTGTCCACTctaatgtttctgtgtttgagtAGAAGTGACTTGGCTAGTGTTGAAAGAGGTTAAAGGAGTCATATTGCATTCATTTACCACACCTAGACCAATATTGTTCCTGGTCAAAAGCATTTTCGGTGTCAAATCTGAGTACTCATCCATCATATCTGGATTATTGTATTTGATCTAGATGTGCTGGTTAATGTTTAGCTatagtaaatataaacaatgtaaatgtaaacagcTCATCTCCTGTTCAGGATTTACTTCTAGTCTTCAGGAATGTTTTTAGTGGAGCTGCTATACAAGTCTGATTTATTCCCCTGCCTCTCTAAACCCTGCTGgatttaaaatagttttttggggTGGGAAGTGGGCTAATTTACTGCTGATTGGTCCAGGTGACCAAAGAAACTGCTCTCAGTTATCAGTGTGCTCTGTCCTGGAACCAACTGCATGCAGATTAATGTTCTCTTCATTGACAGTCGATTGGAGCTGCAGACCCTGCCTGTATCATTAGTGATCATTGATGTGAAATTGGAGTCAGTTTGACAAGGACACTGGTATTTGCTTTTTATGCAAGTTTGAGTTTTATGGTGAAATGTACAGAGTGCACAGTGTAAGCAGTTAAAAGGAGGCTTCCAGTGAGCAGTCAAAAAATTAACAGCTACTAACCGGAGTCCATCCAGGCATGCTCAAGAAGATGGTCTTGAGGCCAAATTTAGAATCAGGGAAAGCTTTTGATTCAAGAGCTTTGTGGTCACCCATTAAACGCTGTTCTACAGCCTGTTTAGAACATCAAATTGAAATTTTATTATCAACAGACTTTGATTATTAAATTGTCAGTGTGTTTACCACTTTGTTCTGCTTTTCCCCCTCTCAACAGTAAATGCACTGTGGAACAGATGCAGACAGCATGACGTTTTATTTATAGCTGTCAGTGTCCAGGAAAGAGAGCAAACCAACCTCTGTGAAATAATTTTCTAATTTTGTGCAGAGCCACTATGTGTCTAACTAACTATGTGACCAACAGATGGAGGTCCAGGCTCCACCGGGGACCACCATAGGGTACGTCAAACAGGACTGGCACTTTTCCCTGCCAACGTTTTCCATCCAGGGAGCAAACAAGGAGACACTCATGAGACTGGAGGGGCCCTGCTTTGCCTGCAACTGCTGTGAAGATCTCAACTTTGAGGTGAGCTCAGAGGGTCGTTGTTTGTGGGAGAAACTGAACTCTAAGTAAATTTCATCCATCAGCCAACAGTGATTTGTTACAGATCCACTCACGTAATCTAAACAGGATTGGTAACAGTCACAGAGATGTTGATGATTATTTTAATTAACTCAAAGGAATAGTTGATAGTTTGGGAAAACACTTTCTATTCACTTTAGTGTAGAGTTTAGTGAAAAAGTTGATGCAACTCTTATCTGTCCATAAAATATGAAGGTACACCTCGAAGTCAGGCTACTATCCAGCCTGTGCCCTTAAAAAATTAAATCGTCCTATTAGTCTCACTTCCTGGTTTCCCACATGACATCCTGCACACATTACTTGAGAGTTGGCATGATACAACTACTGGCTGCAAGGATAAAATGTTGAGTGGTTGTTGGAGGTTGGTGGATGACACTGGTTGTGATTAAGTTGCAGGAGGGGTGCTGTACCAAAAATCTCCTTGTAATTATTTTGACTGCTATCAGTTTGTTGCAGTTGCATGAAAGACTCGTCGGCAAACATTCACTAACTACTAGCCCAGAGATAGTAAAACTTGAAAACTTCTTCATAAAGAACCAAAAAAGCTGTTTTATCTCCTGGTAACCTACTGCATATTAAGCTCATATTTCTCAggaagaaagcaaaacaaatttaaacaaaTCAGCAGCAATGTGAACAGTTTTGAGTGTTTAAGAAAGCAATTGTGGCTGACGAACGCTGGTATTCTTATTTTTGTTCAGCTGAAGGGAAAAGATGGTGGCACACCCATTGGTCGCATCATCAGGCAGTGGGGCGGCTTTCTGAAGGAAGCCTTCACTGACACAGCTAACTTTGGCATCCAGTTCCCGCTGGACTTGGACGTGAAGATGAAAGCTGTGCTGATGGGCGCCTGCTTCCTCGTTCCTCACGACCTAGATGGACATTGTTGATTTTGAAATATATGGTGTATTGctgaataaaacaataatactTTTGGCGTTGCTCTGCAGGATTTCATGTTCTTTGAGAAAATCAGAGAGACCAACGATTGCAGCAGTGTGTTTTCACcaccagcacaaaagttaggtgCACCCAAATTTTTCACCCGAATCGCTGAACCCCTGTTTTACatattcacttttttttgttttgttttttaaattgctgtccatGCAAACAATAttaatttgtaaatgattaactaacaatcttgtcaacacaaagttctgTATTTGGAGCACCGTTCTGCAAACAAGataagttactgaaaaagtgcttgtgcttaaagtaCTTTGGCACCCCTTGCCAATATTGTAggcaatgttaaacttaatcatcagcctggcctggcttttaatagcagataaccttaaaaatattctgctgcAGAACAAAAACTGAAGGAAATGTGAATGAACATAATGAACATGAATCAACAtattcagtaaaaggactagatgttacaatccatgataatgcattgctttaaatggagaaaatctTGAGGGGTGGCtcttatgaggaaaggcagcccagaaactttaccagtgGCACAAatcgttgtgtgcctcaactttcggTCTTTTACCCAAGTTAATCTGCCATAtttccttggttaggtttagggattagagaGCTGATCTACATTatcatattaaaatttgggacacatcgtcagtagtggaccttggattcattgggtgtttcggccattatcactagacaccctcatccaaggaggccctgccagggttgatcaggccccggagtgtgtcactggtttatgttaaaagtgttatttcttcttctttctgctgtttggttttctacagtttattttcCTCTATCTATTTACTGCAGAAATAAAACTTACCTCTTTAACATTTATGGAGCCTCACTTCTTCAGAGggatagaaaaggtgatagagaaaagtaagacaaaaagaacaagagcagagaggagaacCGGAAGGGGGGCGCCCGATCTGGCTACCCACACTTCCCTGCCGGACCGGGCTGTACGCTCTACCTCACTACCTCTACCCACTGCCtcccagaaaagggaagaagagcagaggggagaggagcggaacatttttctttcctATTTTTTCATTCCTCCTTTAGGTTTCACTACCATGAGGTTAACTGCACAGTCCCCAGGAGACCCTGAGACAGCTGTATCtcttcaaatatttttattgtgaagcacaaATAACAATCACAAATTGTCCCATAAACTGACATTGCTTCCTTTTTACAGTTTTGTCCTCAAGGAAAGGGGAAAAACAAAgcgaacaaaaaaacaacaacaaaaaaccccaaaaacaaaccaaaacaacaaaaagaggaaaaaaacaaaagaaaacacacaaccaAGACAGTGGAAAATACCAAAAAGAG
Proteins encoded:
- the LOC134619122 gene encoding phospholipid scramblase 2-like yields the protein MSAPVYPGAPNQPPYPMSQPGGGPCPVPAGYGHPSHGPPPGFNMGYTKQPTVMYQPVPIGPVPGPEYGGPPGGISPAPGGPAVPVGVPPGLEYLTQIDQILIHQKVEAFIGFEKNRQYEIKNSLGQKIYETKEESDCCERNCVGSLRSFDMKIKDNMDRDVIRLIRPLRCSSCCCPCYLQEMEVQAPPGTTIGYVKQDWHFSLPTFSIQGANKETLMRLEGPCFACNCCEDLNFELKGKDGGTPIGRIIRQWGGFLKEAFTDTANFGIQFPLDLDVKMKAVLMGACFLVPHDLDGHC